From Mucilaginibacter rubeus, a single genomic window includes:
- a CDS encoding DoxX family protein, whose amino-acid sequence MNTTSFLLLRLAIGASMFGHGLVRLPKLHGFSNWMVGTFEKSMLPKAMVTPFSYLLPIAEFTIGLLLISGLFTKPALIGGGLVMIILIFGSCMIENWEILPSQLIHAAFFAVLLQFAANNTYSLDKLFFNK is encoded by the coding sequence ATGAACACTACATCTTTTTTACTTTTAAGACTGGCCATCGGAGCCAGTATGTTTGGTCACGGATTGGTTCGCTTACCTAAACTTCATGGTTTCAGCAACTGGATGGTTGGCACTTTTGAAAAATCAATGCTGCCCAAAGCTATGGTAACACCATTCAGCTACCTGCTTCCCATCGCCGAATTTACTATTGGTTTATTACTGATATCAGGCTTATTTACCAAACCTGCTTTAATTGGCGGTGGCCTGGTAATGATCATCTTAATATTTGGCAGCTGTATGATTGAGAACTGGGAGATCCTGCCCTCACAACTGATCCACGCTGCTTTTTTTGCTGTATTACTTCAGTTTGCAGCAAATAACACTTATTCATTAGATAAACTTTTCTTCAATAAATAA
- a CDS encoding amidohydrolase family protein, translated as MRKFTLLTACALFPAFLYAQTVTAPKKSAPLPIIDVHVHAMKVSPGMAPLCPWFLRGMPGSDPNSAPPSFLTTGCAIPLQPARSDKEMQDSLMATMKRLNMTMVVYGDAGIIRNWKKVAGDRIIPGIGVSSPNDMTVMAFTDSLSSGFYKVMGEVAPQYQGLSPSDMSLDAYFAAAEKNNIPVGIHMGTGGNGMANLTSPKYRASKGDPLLLEDLLARHPKLKVWVMHAGYPMVDNMIALMGANAYVYVDIAGLIWSYSQVEVNTYLKRLVQAGFGKRIMYGTDMLIWPKLVETSLSVIENADYLSYDQKRDILFNNAVRFFRLDPDKYK; from the coding sequence ATGAGAAAATTTACTTTGTTAACCGCCTGTGCGCTTTTTCCCGCTTTTTTGTACGCCCAGACAGTGACTGCCCCTAAAAAAAGCGCGCCCTTACCCATTATTGATGTTCACGTTCATGCCATGAAGGTATCGCCCGGCATGGCACCCTTATGCCCATGGTTTTTGAGGGGTATGCCCGGTAGCGATCCCAATTCGGCACCGCCCTCATTTTTAACTACTGGTTGCGCCATCCCGCTGCAGCCCGCGCGTTCTGATAAGGAAATGCAGGACTCGCTCATGGCTACCATGAAACGCCTCAACATGACTATGGTGGTTTATGGCGATGCCGGTATTATCCGCAACTGGAAAAAAGTGGCCGGTGACCGTATTATTCCCGGCATCGGTGTAAGCTCGCCAAACGATATGACTGTAATGGCGTTTACCGATTCGCTTTCATCCGGTTTTTATAAAGTGATGGGAGAGGTGGCGCCGCAATACCAGGGGCTTTCGCCAAGTGATATGTCACTCGATGCGTACTTTGCCGCCGCCGAAAAAAATAATATCCCTGTAGGCATCCACATGGGTACTGGCGGCAACGGCATGGCTAACCTTACATCGCCTAAATACAGGGCTTCAAAAGGGGATCCGCTATTACTGGAAGACCTTTTGGCACGCCATCCTAAACTCAAAGTATGGGTAATGCATGCCGGATACCCAATGGTTGATAATATGATAGCGCTGATGGGTGCTAACGCCTATGTTTATGTGGATATAGCAGGCTTAATCTGGAGTTATTCGCAAGTTGAGGTGAATACTTACCTGAAAAGATTGGTGCAGGCAGGTTTCGGAAAACGGATCATGTATGGCACCGATATGCTGATATGGCCGAAATTGGTTGAGACATCACTGAGTGTAATAGAAAACGCCGATTATTTGTCGTATGATCAAAAACGGGACATTCTCTTCAATAATGCTGTAAGATTTTTCAGGCTCGATCCTGATAAGTATAAATAA
- a CDS encoding helix-turn-helix domain-containing protein encodes MEIKNLYRPYELELLETNQYTAKPHRNTFFEMVFTLEGKGIQIINGHELPYSSNKFFLIFPEDQHGFEVHELTRFYFIRFTDSYLKTQSEKWVKKMEYIFHNHNHLPGCILKTVTDKPLVRALIEALQRETSNEFPQHNEVVEQLMNTIITIAARNITLQQHANIVKQPSTTTLPLLNYIHEYIYQPERLKAECMALSFNFSPNYISEYFKKTTGESLQQYITSYKLKLIETRLQYTDKRMSEIAYEFGFTDESHLNRIFKKYKGENPTAFRKRYAEVKG; translated from the coding sequence ATGGAGATCAAAAACCTTTACCGCCCGTATGAGTTGGAACTGCTTGAAACCAACCAGTACACGGCCAAGCCGCACCGCAATACATTTTTTGAAATGGTTTTTACGTTGGAAGGGAAAGGGATCCAGATCATTAACGGGCACGAATTACCTTATTCATCTAATAAGTTTTTTCTGATTTTTCCGGAAGATCAGCACGGCTTTGAAGTGCATGAGCTAACTCGGTTTTACTTTATCCGCTTTACCGATAGCTACCTGAAAACACAAAGCGAAAAGTGGGTTAAAAAAATGGAATACATTTTTCATAACCACAACCATTTGCCGGGTTGCATTTTGAAAACCGTTACCGATAAACCACTGGTGAGGGCCCTGATTGAAGCTTTACAACGGGAAACATCAAACGAGTTTCCGCAGCATAATGAGGTGGTGGAGCAATTGATGAATACCATTATTACCATTGCCGCCCGCAACATTACCCTGCAGCAACACGCCAATATTGTTAAACAACCATCAACAACTACGCTGCCGCTGCTTAATTACATCCATGAGTATATTTACCAGCCCGAGCGCTTAAAGGCCGAATGTATGGCCTTGTCGTTTAACTTTTCGCCAAACTATATCAGCGAATACTTTAAGAAAACCACGGGTGAAAGTTTGCAGCAATACATCACCAGCTATAAACTCAAACTGATAGAAACCCGCCTGCAATACACCGATAAACGAATGAGCGAAATAGCCTACGAATTTGGTTTTACCGATGAAAGCCACCTCAACCGGATCTTTAAAAAGTACAAAGGTGAAAACCCAACGGCGTTTAGGAAAAGATACGCGGAGGTGAAAGGATGA